GGAAGCCGTGGTGGCGGCATGGCAGCGGGCCATTGCCCACGCCGGTCTGACCACCGGGCGTTTCTACACCATCTACAACGAGGCGGCGGCGGTACCGATCGCCGACGCCGGGCTCCAGGCCCGCTTCCAGGCCAAGCGCGACAAGGACCTGGGCGAGATCATGGCGCGGCTCAAGGACGTCGAGGTGGAGCGGCAGTACCGCATCATCGGTACCCTGGAGCGGGTCGCCAACGAGGTGGAACGGGAAATCGTGCCGGCGCTGGAGCGGGCCATCGCCCGCTGGCGGCGGCGGACGGCGGCGGCCGAGATCTGGTCGGTCGGCTTGGTATTGGGAGTGCTGGCTGCCCTGGAGGTGGGGACCGACGGCGGCATTCTCCGGGCTATCGGCGAGTGGTACATGGCCATGTCGCTGCAAGGGCAGGGGGCCTTCCTGGCGGCGGTGGCGGTCTTTCTGCTCATCGCCCATTTGTGGCTGCGCGACCTGCTGGGCCGTTCCATCGCCAAGGGCCTGCCTGGCAAGTTCGGTGCGGTGGAACTGAGCCCGCGCGCCGCCTTCGTGAAGAACCTGGGGTCGCTACGGGGCCTGTTCAGTCGCAATCCGGTCGGCTGGGGCGCGGGCACCCAGCGCAAGCTGCAGGAAATCCGCGACGAGGCGGCCCGCCACGTGCAACGTCTGAACGACCTCTATACCGATCCCTCCGGCCGCCAGCGCGATGCGGCGGAAAAAGCGGCTGCCGAGGCCGCCGCCAAGGCGGCGGAAGCGGCGGTGACGCCGCCGGTCTGAGGGCCAACCCGACGCCTCGGAAGACGTCAACTTGCCGCGTCTTCCGCAGGCGTCAGGGTGGTCAGCGCCAGGGCGTGGACACCGTTCTTCAGTTCTTCGGCCAGCAGGGCATAGACCTGCCGCTGGCGGTCGACGCGCGACTTCCCCTGGAAGGCGGCCGAGACCACCTCGACGCGGAAATGGCTTTCGCCTTCCGGGCGCCAACCTCCGTGCCCCTCGTGGTGGCAGGATTCGTCGATCACCGCCAGGCGGATCGGTTGCAGGGCCTCGGCGAGCTTGCGTTCCATGGCTTGGGCGACGGCCATTCATGCCTCCTCAGGTTCCGGTTGCAGGGAAGGTGGTGACAAGCCGGCCGTCCGTCAAGTACCACGGAGCCATGACCCCCGTCCGTTCCGCCTATCTGCTGCTGGCCGCCGTGATCCTGCTCTGGGGCGCCAACTGGCCCTTGATGAAGATCGGACTGCAGTCCATGACCCCCTTGTGGTTCGCTGCCGCCCGCGCCCTGATCGGCAGCGCCTGCCTGTTCGCCTGGGCCGCCGTCGCCGGGCGGCTGGCTTGGCCGGTCCGGCAGGATCTGCCCCTGCTGTTCAGCATCGCCGTCTTGCAGATCGCCGCCGGCTTGGCGCTGATCCATTGGGGGCTCAGCTTCGTCGATGCCGGACGCTCTGCCATCCTGGCCTATACCTTCCCCCTTTGGGTGGCGCCCCTGGCGGCCCTGGTGCTCAAGGAACCCCTGTCCAGACCGAAGGCCGGTGGCTTGGCCCTGGGCATGGCGGGCATCATCCTGCTGTTCGATCCCAGCGCCGCGGACTTCACTGGCGAGCACGCCCTCCTGGGCCATGGCCTATTGCTCCTGGCCGCCATGCTCTGGGCGGTGGCCGTGGTCCATATCCGCGCCCACCGCTGGGCGGGTCGGCCGGCCGATCTGATGCCCTGGCAGTTGCTGCTGGGCGGGCTTTTGCTGGCAGGATCGGCGATGGCGGCGGACGGATTGCCGCCGGTGGCCTGGAGCCCCGGTTTCGCCTTGGTCCTGGCCTACAACGGCGCCATCGCGTCCGCCTTCTGCTTCTGGGCCTATACCACGGTGGCCAGGCGCCTGCCGGCCATGAGCACGGCGCTGGGTTCCCTGGGCGTGCCGGTGGCCGGAGTGGCAACATCGTTTCTTGTTCTGGGCGATAGTCCGGCTCCGGCAACGCTGGCGGGGCTGGCGCTGATTTCCGGTGGCGTGGCTCTGGTCTCTCTGGCCGACCTGCGGCATAGTTAGAAGATGTCCAGAACCTCGTCCCACCGATATGGCGACTGGAAGCGTCGGCATGAGCCGCCGCCGGAGACCCGGCGATGCGACTGGCCGGGCTGCGAGGGCCAGGGCGAACACCGGGCGCCCAAGTCCCGCGAGCGCCTGAAGGACTATTTCTGGTTCTGCCTGGAGCACGTGCGCCGGTACAATGCGTCGTGGAACTACTTCGACGGCATGTCCGATGCCGAGGTAGAGGCCGACCGGCGCCGCGACACGGTCTGGCAACGGCCATCCTGGCGCTTAGGCGACGGTCCGCGCAGTTTCACTATCGATCCGGAAAAGCTCAAGGACCCCATGGGAGTCTTCTTCGAAGCCGCCGAGGCGAAGTCTCCGGTCCGCCCCGTCGTCCGCACGCCGGAGGAGGAGGCCCTGGCCGTCCTCGACCTGCGCCCGCCGGTCGAAGTCGCCCAGGTCAAGGCGCGCTACAAGGAACTGGTCAAGCTGCACCACCCGGATGCCAATGCCGGCGACAAGGCCGCCGAAGAACGCTTCAAGGCGATTTCCGAGGCCTATCGCACGGTCATGCGCTGGCTGGGCCCTTGACGCGAGGCGCTTTCGTCCCCACACCCTTACGCAACCGCAAAAAACACGGGACCCGTTCCATGACCGCCGACGCCGCCTTTCCCTTGTCCGAGCCCGACATCCGCATCTCGGTGCGCCAGGCCTTCGGGCTCGACGTCGACTGGGAGGTCCCCGGCTTCAGCCAGCGCGAGGAACACGTCCCCGACGTGGACGAAGCCTACCACTTCGACCACGACACGACCCTGGCCATCCTGGCGGGCTTCGCCCACAACCGCCGGGTCATGATCCAGGGCTACCACGGCACCGGCAAGT
This is a stretch of genomic DNA from Magnetospirillum sp. WYHS-4. It encodes these proteins:
- a CDS encoding BolA family transcriptional regulator codes for the protein MAVAQAMERKLAEALQPIRLAVIDESCHHEGHGGWRPEGESHFRVEVVSAAFQGKSRVDRQRQVYALLAEELKNGVHALALTTLTPAEDAAS
- a CDS encoding dynamin family protein encodes the protein MLNGPGKAVSARLNSLETHLRAENPTLLAVVPTFRHLDKVLYRMGLLDREESLASRIPWWPLVSVLGTFSSGKSTFINSLLGQPLQTTGNQAVDDKFTVVCFGPENQNRVLPGMALDADPRFPFYGMSAEVDKVARGEGKRIDAYLQLKTTPSTFARGKIVIDSPGFDADDQRRSILRLTDHIVDLSDLVLVMFDARHPEPGAMADTLQHLVAKTVKRPDAGKFLYILNQIDTAAREDNPEAVVAAWQRAIAHAGLTTGRFYTIYNEAAAVPIADAGLQARFQAKRDKDLGEIMARLKDVEVERQYRIIGTLERVANEVEREIVPALERAIARWRRRTAAAEIWSVGLVLGVLAALEVGTDGGILRAIGEWYMAMSLQGQGAFLAAVAVFLLIAHLWLRDLLGRSIAKGLPGKFGAVELSPRAAFVKNLGSLRGLFSRNPVGWGAGTQRKLQEIRDEAARHVQRLNDLYTDPSGRQRDAAEKAAAEAAAKAAEAAVTPPV
- a CDS encoding J domain-containing protein, whose amino-acid sequence is MSRTSSHRYGDWKRRHEPPPETRRCDWPGCEGQGEHRAPKSRERLKDYFWFCLEHVRRYNASWNYFDGMSDAEVEADRRRDTVWQRPSWRLGDGPRSFTIDPEKLKDPMGVFFEAAEAKSPVRPVVRTPEEEALAVLDLRPPVEVAQVKARYKELVKLHHPDANAGDKAAEERFKAISEAYRTVMRWLGP
- a CDS encoding DMT family transporter; translated protein: MTPVRSAYLLLAAVILLWGANWPLMKIGLQSMTPLWFAAARALIGSACLFAWAAVAGRLAWPVRQDLPLLFSIAVLQIAAGLALIHWGLSFVDAGRSAILAYTFPLWVAPLAALVLKEPLSRPKAGGLALGMAGIILLFDPSAADFTGEHALLGHGLLLLAAMLWAVAVVHIRAHRWAGRPADLMPWQLLLGGLLLAGSAMAADGLPPVAWSPGFALVLAYNGAIASAFCFWAYTTVARRLPAMSTALGSLGVPVAGVATSFLVLGDSPAPATLAGLALISGGVALVSLADLRHS